The genomic window CCGAATACGTTCTTTCCATGTTCAACCAGCGCAAGGCCGTGCGCATCATTACCAAAAAATCGGCTGAGCTGGTAGCAGTGATGACCCAAAACAAACATTATGCAACGGTTTTCCCCGGCAGAGGTGGCTATTCCAACGAGGGCGTGGACATGATCCTGTCCATCACCGACAACCTGCGTCTGCGCTCCCTGGAACACCTGATCCTTGATAATGATCCCGAAGCCATCTTTGTTGTCGAAAATACGTTTAGTGTCATTGGCGGCGCCATTGCCAGCCGCAAGGATTACTAACCGCACAACCAACAGGAATACATTGATGCATGCCCAACACATGAAAACAGAACCCCAGGCCCTGCAGACCGTTAACGTGGATTTGGCAGGAGATGCCGAAGTATTCATCCCCCAAAATGTCTGCGCCCGCATGATCCGCTTTGCAGTGGAAGACCGCAAATTGACCTACCTCAAATTCACGGGAGGTTGCCAAGGCAATCTCAAGGCCATCTCCAAACTGCTGGTGGGCATGGACGTGGAAGAGATCATCCGAAAACTCAGCGGCAACACCTGCGGCAAAAAAAACACCTCGTGCACGGATCAGCTCTGCATTGCCCTGCGCAATCATATGGAACAGGAATAAAAAGCCCCCAAACTGGACATGCCATCAATCACGTCATGTCCTCCCCTCCCAACAGGAATGAATTCTGCACATCCGTCAGCAAACAATGTGAACACATTTCAGGGATGATCCTGCAGCAATCTCCGCAAATTTGCAGCAGGATCCGATAAGAGCAGAAGTACAATTGATACCGTTTTCACCTTCTGTGAAACGATAGGCCTGCCAACCACGTTAGCCGATATCGGCCTCAAAAATGTCACGGACGAAGAGCTGATGCAGGTGGCAGATCTGGCGTGCGCTGAAGGCGAAACCATTCACAATGAGCCTTTTACAGTAACTCCAGAAAAGGTATTCTATGCTCTAAAAACCATGGATGCTATAGGTCGAAGCAGGAAAAACCAGAAGAAGTAACATCACCAAGACCATGTGACAACTACGCGCTAAAAACATTATTGCTATCGTATTTTCAGATAAATCCTAATACATATCCTTAGAAAAACAAAAGATCAGCATACATGATATACAAAATGAAATAAATGTCATCGTGTTCTAAACGCTACGATGTCATCTTTATGGAAACAGAATACATAGTTGCGACAAGGAAATTGATGACGGAATTTATATGTAGAACATGCGGTGATCGTTACCCCATCGAAACAATGCACTGGCTATGCCCATGCGGGGGGCTGCTTGATCTCGATTTTACACCTTCGCTGGATCCTCAAGTGGTCATGAAACGACCAACCACTCTCTGGCGGTACAGGGAAGCCCTGCCGGTCCCCCCTGGTGCGGAGTTGAGCCTTGGCGAAGGATTCACCCCCCTGCTGCCGTTGAGCATCGGCGGACGCGAGGTGTTGGTGAAACAGGAGCAGTTGTTTCCCACGGGTTCCTACAAGGATAGGGGGGCAAGCGTCATGATCGCCATGGCCGCCCATCTCGGTATCCGCAATGTTGTTGAGGATTCCTCCGGCAATGCGGGTTGTGCCGTGGGCGCGTACTGCG from Desulfoplanes formicivorans includes these protein-coding regions:
- a CDS encoding TIGR03905 family TSCPD domain-containing protein, whose translation is MKTEPQALQTVNVDLAGDAEVFIPQNVCARMIRFAVEDRKLTYLKFTGGCQGNLKAISKLLVGMDVEEIIRKLSGNTCGKKNTSCTDQLCIALRNHMEQE